A section of the Pimelobacter simplex genome encodes:
- a CDS encoding DNA gyrase/topoisomerase IV subunit B — protein sequence MKEPVIADNTYNAAHLLVLEGLEAVRKRPGMYIGSTDTRGLMHCLWEIIDNGVDEALGGFARTVEVTLHPDDSVEVYDDGRGIPTDKEPKTGLPGVEVVATKLHAGGKFGGGSYVATGGLHGVGLSVVNALSSRMDIDVDRSPARQGLSFRRGVPGVFDGEGPTASFEPRSGLTRKGGRVAKGKSGTRIQFWPDRQIFTKDADFILDGLIGRARQTSFIVPGLELVIRDQRAADKAEWTEERFRHDGGIGEFCDYLATGDPVTEVLRLQGSDVFTETVPLLDDKGHMTPQDVERELTVDVAVRWGSGYESELRSFVNVIATPKGGTHVSGFETALTKTFNDAMRASKALKVNDDDVIKDDILEGMTAVVTVRLAEPQFEGQTKEILGTPAARTVVRRVVAKELKEFLTSTKRAEKAQAKLLMEKVVSASKTRIAARQHKETQRRKNALESSSLPAKLADCRSGDNERTELFIVEGDSALGTAKLARNAEFQALLPIRGKILNVQKASVGDMLKNTECASIIQVVGAGSGRTFELDARRYGRIIFMADADSDGAHIRTLLATLFFKYMPDLVKAGRVYSAVPPLHRIEISAPKKGQEKYVYTYSDDELQRKLAELKKKNVKWKDPVQRYKGLGEMDADQLAETTMDPRRRTLRRLTVDELEVASEVFELLMGSDVAPRKEFIIQGAYEVDMEALDA from the coding sequence ATGAAGGAGCCGGTCATCGCCGACAACACCTACAACGCCGCCCACCTGCTGGTCCTCGAGGGCCTCGAAGCCGTGCGGAAGCGTCCCGGGATGTACATCGGCTCCACCGACACCCGGGGGCTGATGCACTGCCTGTGGGAGATCATCGACAACGGCGTGGACGAGGCCCTCGGCGGCTTCGCGCGCACGGTCGAGGTCACCCTGCACCCCGACGACTCCGTCGAGGTCTACGACGACGGTCGCGGCATCCCGACCGACAAGGAGCCCAAGACCGGGCTCCCCGGCGTCGAGGTCGTGGCGACCAAGCTCCACGCGGGCGGCAAGTTCGGCGGCGGCTCGTACGTCGCCACCGGTGGTCTGCACGGCGTCGGCCTCTCGGTCGTCAACGCGCTCTCGAGCCGGATGGACATCGACGTCGACCGCTCGCCGGCCCGCCAGGGGCTGAGCTTCCGGCGCGGCGTGCCCGGCGTCTTCGACGGCGAGGGCCCCACGGCGTCCTTCGAGCCGCGCTCGGGCCTGACCCGCAAGGGCGGCCGGGTGGCCAAGGGCAAGTCGGGCACCCGCATCCAGTTCTGGCCCGACCGCCAGATCTTCACCAAGGACGCCGACTTCATCCTCGACGGCCTGATCGGCCGCGCCCGCCAGACGTCGTTCATCGTGCCCGGTCTCGAGCTGGTCATCCGCGACCAGCGCGCCGCCGACAAGGCGGAGTGGACCGAGGAGAGGTTCCGCCACGACGGCGGCATCGGCGAGTTCTGCGACTACCTCGCCACCGGCGACCCGGTCACCGAGGTGCTCCGGCTCCAGGGCAGCGACGTTTTCACCGAGACCGTCCCGCTGCTCGACGACAAGGGCCACATGACGCCCCAGGACGTCGAGCGCGAGCTCACCGTCGACGTCGCCGTGCGCTGGGGCTCGGGCTACGAGAGCGAGCTGCGCTCCTTCGTCAACGTGATCGCCACCCCCAAGGGCGGCACCCACGTCTCCGGCTTCGAGACCGCCCTGACCAAGACGTTCAACGACGCCATGCGCGCCTCCAAGGCGCTCAAGGTCAACGACGACGACGTGATCAAGGACGACATCCTCGAGGGCATGACCGCCGTGGTCACCGTCCGCCTCGCCGAGCCGCAGTTCGAGGGGCAGACCAAGGAGATCCTCGGTACGCCGGCCGCGCGGACCGTCGTCCGCCGGGTGGTGGCCAAGGAGCTCAAGGAGTTCCTGACCTCGACCAAGCGTGCCGAGAAGGCGCAGGCCAAGCTCCTCATGGAGAAGGTCGTCTCGGCGTCCAAGACCCGCATCGCCGCGCGTCAGCACAAGGAGACCCAGCGCCGCAAGAACGCCCTGGAGTCCTCGTCCCTGCCCGCCAAGCTCGCCGACTGCCGCTCCGGCGACAACGAGCGCACCGAGCTCTTCATCGTCGAGGGTGACTCCGCGCTCGGCACCGCCAAGCTCGCCCGCAACGCCGAGTTCCAGGCCCTGCTGCCCATCCGCGGCAAGATCCTCAACGTCCAGAAGGCCTCGGTCGGCGACATGCTCAAGAACACCGAGTGCGCCTCGATCATCCAGGTCGTCGGCGCCGGCTCCGGCCGTACCTTCGAGCTCGACGCCCGCCGCTACGGCCGGATCATCTTCATGGCCGACGCCGACTCCGACGGCGCCCACATCCGCACGCTGCTCGCGACGCTCTTCTTCAAGTACATGCCCGACCTGGTCAAGGCCGGCCGCGTCTACTCCGCCGTCCCGCCGCTGCACCGGATCGAGATCTCCGCGCCCAAGAAGGGCCAGGAGAAGTACGTCTACACCTATTCCGACGACGAGCTGCAGCGCAAGCTCGCCGAGCTCAAGAAGAAGAACGTCAAGTGGAAGGACCCGGTCCAGCGCTACAAGGGTCTGGGCGAGATGGACGCCGACCAGCTGGCCGAGACGACCATGGACCCGCGGCGTCGTACGCTGCGGCGGCTGACGGTCGACGAGCTCGAGGTGGCCTCGGAGGTGTTCGAGCTGCTCATGGGCAGCGACGTGGCGCCGCGCAAGGAGTTCATCATCCAGGGGGCCTACGAGGTCGACATGGAGGCGCTCGACGCCTGA
- a CDS encoding DUF7455 domain-containing protein, whose translation MTTAVAPSAPLTAEDRCDRCGAQSYLRVELASGGELLFCAHHAREHGDALKEIAVSFHDETHKLSDKPAPVAD comes from the coding sequence ATGACCACTGCTGTTGCTCCCAGCGCTCCGCTGACCGCGGAGGACCGCTGCGACCGTTGTGGCGCACAGTCCTACCTCCGGGTAGAGCTCGCGTCCGGCGGCGAGCTCCTCTTCTGCGCCCACCACGCCCGTGAGCACGGTGACGCGCTCAAGGAGATCGCGGTCAGCTTCCACGACGAGACCCACAAGCTCTCCGACAAGCCGGCGCCCGTCGCCGACTGA
- a CDS encoding ABC transporter substrate-binding protein has translation MRSPLSLAVAGALALALTACSSDVKGDNDAEPASGASATPEGPWSFTDGSGEKVELDEVPTRIIAHSAEAAALMAYGIRPVGIYGDESVKTDPNLQGLDLSGIEILGEEWGSIDVAKASTLSPDLIVADWWPAEKAHSGMEEGVKAKSKKIAELAPVVGISQGDSILDLAEGYEDLAESLGADVENSQGAKDKAAFEKARDTFVAAMDEKDFTALAVSPASDLLYVANPEYAPELLDFDRWGLDIIEPDSPDKGFPYWENLSWENADKYQPDVLMFDNRSMAADRKTVQSQPTWNSIRAAKADQIVEWPGFWLHTYGHYATALTKLTEQLSGLDDSIGD, from the coding sequence ATGAGATCCCCCCTGTCGCTGGCCGTGGCTGGTGCCCTGGCCCTGGCGCTGACCGCCTGCTCCTCCGACGTCAAGGGCGACAACGACGCCGAGCCCGCCTCCGGCGCGTCCGCCACCCCGGAGGGCCCGTGGTCGTTCACCGACGGCTCCGGTGAGAAGGTCGAGCTCGACGAGGTGCCGACCCGGATCATCGCCCACTCCGCCGAGGCGGCCGCGCTGATGGCGTACGGCATCCGCCCGGTCGGGATCTACGGCGACGAGTCGGTCAAGACCGACCCGAACCTGCAGGGCCTGGACCTGAGCGGCATCGAGATCCTGGGCGAGGAGTGGGGCTCCATCGACGTCGCCAAGGCGTCCACCCTCTCCCCCGACCTGATCGTGGCCGACTGGTGGCCGGCCGAGAAGGCCCACTCCGGCATGGAGGAGGGCGTCAAGGCCAAGAGCAAGAAGATCGCCGAGCTCGCCCCGGTCGTCGGCATCTCCCAGGGTGACTCGATCCTCGACCTCGCCGAGGGCTACGAGGACCTCGCCGAGAGCCTGGGTGCCGACGTCGAGAACTCCCAGGGGGCCAAGGACAAGGCCGCCTTCGAGAAGGCGCGCGACACCTTCGTCGCCGCGATGGACGAGAAGGACTTCACCGCGCTGGCCGTCTCCCCCGCCAGCGACCTGCTCTACGTCGCCAACCCGGAGTACGCCCCCGAGCTGCTCGACTTCGACCGCTGGGGCCTCGACATCATCGAGCCCGACTCCCCCGACAAGGGCTTCCCCTACTGGGAGAACCTCAGCTGGGAGAACGCCGACAAGTACCAGCCCGACGTGCTGATGTTCGACAACCGCAGCATGGCCGCCGACCGCAAGACCGTGCAGTCCCAGCCGACCTGGAACTCGATCCGCGCCGCCAAGGCCGACCAGATCGTGGAGTGGCCGGGCTTCTGGCTGCACACCTACGGTCACTACGCCACGGCGCTGACCAAGCTGACCGAGCAGCTCTCCGGACTCGACGACTCGATCGGTGACTGA
- a CDS encoding FecCD family ABC transporter permease has protein sequence MTDAARGVRARARLSRPGGLVALLLLLLVVSFLSITQGSREIGLHDVVDALRHLGTVTTDDTVTVRLRVPRTILGVLVGAALGVAGAILQGLTRNALADPSIMGIEAGAALAVVLGITVAGLTAIEVHVVLAFVGALAATALVYGVGSLGRDGATPVKMALAGAAITAGLSAVTIGLLLTDLQAQNEFRFWQVGSLAGRYAPIVTGVAPVLLVALAIGVLCGRPLNALALGEDAARGLGISLTRTRIGLFAVVAVLCGAATAACGPIVFVGLVVPHVARAICGPDYRWILPYCLLLGPLLLLGADILGRILGSPGELQVGVVLGVLGAPFFIALVRSTRLAEL, from the coding sequence GTGACTGACGCCGCTCGCGGCGTCCGCGCACGCGCTCGTCTGAGCCGGCCGGGCGGCCTCGTCGCCCTGCTGCTCCTGCTGCTGGTCGTCTCCTTCCTCAGCATCACCCAGGGCTCCCGCGAGATCGGGCTACACGACGTCGTCGACGCACTGCGCCACCTGGGCACGGTGACCACCGACGACACCGTGACGGTCCGGCTCCGGGTCCCCCGGACGATCCTCGGCGTGCTCGTCGGCGCCGCGCTCGGCGTGGCCGGGGCGATCCTGCAGGGACTGACCCGCAACGCCCTGGCCGACCCGTCGATCATGGGCATCGAGGCCGGCGCGGCGCTGGCGGTCGTCCTCGGCATCACCGTCGCCGGGCTCACCGCCATCGAGGTGCACGTGGTGCTCGCGTTCGTCGGCGCCCTCGCCGCCACCGCCCTCGTGTACGGCGTCGGCTCACTCGGGCGCGACGGCGCGACGCCCGTCAAGATGGCCCTGGCCGGCGCCGCGATCACCGCGGGGCTCAGCGCGGTCACCATCGGCCTGCTGCTGACCGACCTCCAGGCCCAGAACGAGTTCCGGTTCTGGCAGGTCGGCTCGCTGGCCGGTCGCTACGCCCCCATCGTCACCGGCGTCGCGCCCGTGCTGCTCGTCGCGCTCGCGATCGGCGTGCTCTGCGGCCGTCCGCTCAACGCCCTGGCGCTCGGCGAGGACGCCGCCCGCGGCCTGGGCATCTCGCTGACCCGGACCCGGATCGGCCTCTTCGCCGTCGTCGCCGTGCTCTGCGGCGCGGCGACCGCCGCCTGCGGACCGATCGTCTTCGTCGGCCTCGTCGTGCCGCACGTGGCGCGCGCGATCTGCGGGCCGGACTACCGCTGGATCCTCCCCTACTGCTTGCTGCTCGGCCCGCTGCTCCTGCTCGGCGCCGACATCCTCGGCCGGATCCTCGGCTCGCCCGGCGAGCTCCAGGTGGGGGTCGTGCTCGGCGTGCTGGGCGCCCCGTTCTTCATCGCGCTCGTGCGCTCGACCCGGCTGGCGGAGCTGTGA
- a CDS encoding FecCD family ABC transporter permease → MSAPAAAGTPAATTATTALRRVRRSRARRALVVPAVLLVLTVVLGLVTLCFGSVRLSLDQVLGSLLGTRENPAVDFIVQDLVFPQVKAAIGVGIALGAAGTIFQQLLRNPLASPDFVGISAGASVFAVAGIAVPALAGLSIPLLALVGALVFALAMYLLAWRDGVSGYRFILIGIGMSAFATGITGYLLTRTSLTEAREALHWLTGSIGQAGDAENEVLLWCLLALAPTVPLLQRMLRSLELGDDTARGLGTRLEPSRLALIGVAVLLTALATAVAGPITFVALVAGPVADRLLGPARGSIVAAGATGAILCLVADYIAVNVLPVEMPTGVVTGAVGAPYLLWLIATTNRRGMGG, encoded by the coding sequence GTGAGCGCCCCGGCGGCGGCCGGAACCCCGGCCGCGACGACAGCGACGACCGCGCTGCGCCGGGTCCGCCGCAGCCGCGCGCGCCGGGCGCTCGTCGTACCGGCGGTGCTGCTGGTGCTCACGGTCGTGCTCGGCCTGGTCACGCTGTGCTTCGGCTCGGTGCGGCTGAGCCTGGACCAGGTGCTCGGCTCGCTCCTGGGCACCCGCGAGAACCCGGCGGTCGACTTCATCGTCCAGGACCTGGTCTTCCCCCAGGTCAAGGCCGCGATCGGCGTCGGGATCGCGCTCGGCGCCGCCGGCACGATCTTCCAGCAGCTGCTGCGCAACCCGCTGGCCTCGCCGGACTTCGTCGGGATCTCGGCGGGCGCGAGCGTGTTCGCCGTCGCCGGCATCGCGGTCCCCGCGCTGGCCGGCCTCAGCATCCCGCTGCTCGCCCTCGTGGGTGCGCTCGTGTTCGCGCTGGCGATGTACCTCCTGGCCTGGCGCGACGGGGTCAGCGGCTACCGGTTCATCCTGATCGGCATCGGCATGTCGGCGTTCGCGACCGGCATCACCGGCTACCTGCTGACCCGGACCTCCCTGACCGAGGCGCGCGAGGCGCTGCACTGGCTGACCGGCTCGATCGGCCAGGCCGGGGACGCCGAGAACGAGGTCCTGCTCTGGTGCCTGCTCGCGCTGGCCCCGACCGTCCCGCTGCTCCAGCGGATGCTGCGCTCGCTCGAGCTCGGCGACGACACCGCCCGCGGCCTGGGCACCCGCCTGGAGCCGAGCCGGCTCGCCCTCATCGGCGTCGCCGTGCTGCTGACCGCGCTGGCCACCGCCGTCGCCGGACCCATCACGTTCGTCGCCCTGGTCGCCGGCCCGGTCGCCGACCGGCTGCTCGGGCCCGCACGCGGCAGCATCGTCGCGGCCGGCGCCACCGGCGCGATCCTGTGCCTGGTCGCGGACTACATCGCGGTCAACGTCCTGCCCGTCGAGATGCCGACCGGCGTCGTCACCGGCGCCGTCGGGGCGCCGTACCTGCTGTGGCTGATCGCCACCACCAACCGGAGAGGGATGGGCGGATGA
- a CDS encoding ABC transporter ATP-binding protein — protein sequence MTATPRLAARSLSLGYDDRTVVDALDLDVLDGRVTAIVGANACGKSTLLRGLARLLRPSSGEVLLDGTPILDRASREVARILGLLPQTPVAPDGITVADLVARGRHPHQGWFRSWSTGDEAAVAAALDATDTVDLVDRPLHALSGGQRQRVWIAMALAQETDLLLLDEPTTYLDISHQVDLLRLLRSLNRATGRTIVTVLHDLNLACRYSDHLVVMAGGRILAEGPPAEVVTAAVVEEAFGLPCVVVPDPVAGTPMIVPAGD from the coding sequence ATGACCGCGACCCCACGACTGGCAGCGCGCTCGCTGTCCCTCGGGTACGACGACCGGACCGTCGTCGACGCCCTCGACCTCGACGTCCTCGACGGCCGGGTCACCGCGATCGTCGGCGCCAACGCGTGCGGCAAGTCCACCCTGCTGCGCGGACTGGCCCGGCTGCTGCGTCCCTCGAGCGGCGAGGTGCTGCTCGACGGCACCCCGATCCTCGACCGCGCCTCGCGCGAGGTCGCCCGGATCCTGGGCCTGCTCCCCCAGACCCCCGTCGCCCCCGACGGGATCACCGTCGCCGACCTCGTCGCCCGCGGCCGGCACCCGCACCAGGGCTGGTTCCGCAGCTGGTCCACCGGCGACGAGGCCGCGGTCGCCGCCGCCCTCGACGCGACCGACACCGTCGACCTCGTCGACCGCCCCCTCCACGCGCTGTCCGGGGGCCAGCGGCAGCGGGTCTGGATCGCCATGGCGCTCGCCCAGGAGACCGACCTGCTCCTCCTCGACGAGCCCACCACCTATCTCGACATCAGCCACCAGGTCGACCTGCTCCGGCTGCTGCGCAGCCTCAACCGGGCCACCGGGCGCACGATCGTCACCGTGCTGCACGACCTCAACCTCGCCTGCCGCTACAGCGACCACCTCGTCGTCATGGCCGGCGGGCGGATCCTCGCCGAGGGGCCGCCGGCCGAGGTGGTGACCGCCGCGGTGGTCGAGGAGGCGTTCGGGCTGCCGTGCGTCGTCGTACCGGATCCGGTGGCGGGGACGCCGATGATCGTCCCGGCCGGCGACTGA
- a CDS encoding CapA family protein: MTRRRGALGLGILGAGLALVLGCTAPAEPPPDPPTPAGTPAVTSRDPLVVAVHASRPAPRITLATAEALVAGEVTTWRPLDGSDRPLRVVPGLREVRRDRDAVALVPASEIDATVRPARVAGVDPLRRPADYPLRVAGPPPPEVTTLSVVGDVMLGRRVGARAAAAGDPSLPLRPLQRRLRSADLTLGTLESTLSDDGTPHQGDDSFAAPPAVLDGLADAGFDAMSLADNHTGDFGERALLRTLDLLGDGPVRSFGAGRDRAEASAAYVAERHGVRFAVIGFNAIGETPRATSRRPGALSVRMPPRTGPLVESDLAHVERLVRRLDHEADVVIVLPHWGTQYTHVAEPIQHRVARRLTGAGTDLVVGGHPHWVQGIEWYDGALVAHSLGNFVFDMDFMTQTQQGVVLEAVFWDTELKGFDLVPYAMDDDFAPRPVRGPLAADILGDVWGHSTGPFRASAP; encoded by the coding sequence GTGACCCGGCGCCGCGGTGCTCTCGGGCTCGGCATCCTCGGCGCCGGGCTCGCGCTGGTGCTCGGCTGCACGGCCCCGGCCGAGCCGCCACCGGACCCACCCACGCCCGCCGGCACCCCGGCGGTCACCTCCCGCGACCCCCTCGTCGTCGCCGTGCACGCCTCACGGCCCGCGCCGCGGATCACGCTCGCCACGGCGGAGGCACTCGTCGCCGGCGAGGTCACCACGTGGCGCCCGCTCGACGGGTCCGACCGGCCGCTGCGGGTGGTCCCCGGCCTCCGCGAGGTACGCCGCGACCGCGACGCCGTCGCCCTCGTCCCCGCGTCCGAGATCGACGCGACGGTACGGCCGGCCCGGGTCGCCGGCGTGGACCCGCTGCGCCGCCCGGCCGACTACCCGCTCCGGGTCGCCGGCCCGCCACCGCCGGAGGTGACGACGCTGAGCGTGGTCGGCGACGTCATGCTCGGCCGCCGGGTCGGCGCGCGTGCGGCCGCCGCCGGCGACCCGAGCCTGCCGCTGCGCCCGCTCCAGCGCCGGCTGCGCTCCGCTGACCTGACCCTCGGCACGCTGGAGAGCACGCTCTCCGACGACGGGACGCCCCACCAGGGCGACGACTCGTTCGCCGCACCGCCGGCGGTCCTCGACGGGCTCGCCGACGCCGGCTTCGACGCGATGTCCCTCGCCGACAACCACACCGGCGACTTCGGCGAGCGTGCCCTCCTGCGCACGCTCGACCTGCTCGGCGACGGACCGGTCCGCTCCTTCGGCGCCGGGCGCGACCGGGCCGAGGCGAGCGCGGCGTACGTCGCCGAGCGCCACGGCGTGCGCTTCGCGGTGATCGGCTTCAACGCGATCGGCGAGACCCCGCGGGCGACGTCCCGTCGTCCCGGCGCGCTGTCGGTACGGATGCCCCCGCGCACCGGCCCGCTCGTCGAGAGCGACCTCGCCCACGTCGAGCGCCTCGTCCGCCGGCTCGACCACGAGGCCGACGTGGTCATCGTCCTCCCGCACTGGGGCACCCAGTACACCCACGTCGCCGAGCCGATCCAGCACCGCGTCGCGCGCCGGCTCACCGGTGCGGGCACCGACCTGGTCGTCGGCGGGCACCCGCACTGGGTCCAGGGCATCGAGTGGTACGACGGCGCGCTGGTCGCGCACTCGCTCGGCAACTTCGTGTTCGACATGGACTTCATGACCCAGACCCAGCAGGGGGTCGTCCTGGAGGCCGTGTTCTGGGACACCGAGCTCAAGGGCTTCGACCTGGTCCCCTACGCGATGGACGACGACTTCGCGCCACGCCCGGTCCGGGGCCCGCTGGCCGCCGACATCCTGGGCGACGTCTGGGGCCACAGCACCGGACCGTTCCGCGCCTCAGCCCCGTAG
- a CDS encoding M28 family metallopeptidase, with protein MPARTTTSVVVLAAFLAGCSAEPTRDRTPPPKVPATAAPTPTTPAARPATFDPATAYAAVRHLSVRIGPRLATGPGFRRAADWAAGELEDAGYQVSRQGFAVPAGDSWGVPVRAGRSQNVVAVPRGFDPGRPHLVLGAHLDTVAVSPGAEDNASGVGVLLALARTDLRARLPVVLVLFGAEEPRGTGDGDHHYGSRYYVAGLTAPERRAVRGMLALDRVGVGVVVPVGSATADPPAALVRAARRAGVPHAAETGQRSSDHWSFVRAGLPGLRVGSTPYAGYHNARDLPGLVDAAQLDRVGRLVLAWLRG; from the coding sequence GTGCCGGCGAGGACGACCACCAGCGTGGTCGTCCTCGCCGCGTTTTTGGCGGGCTGCAGCGCCGAACCGACCCGGGACCGGACGCCGCCGCCGAAGGTGCCGGCGACCGCCGCGCCGACCCCGACGACGCCGGCCGCGCGGCCGGCCACCTTCGACCCCGCGACGGCGTACGCCGCCGTGCGCCACCTCTCGGTCCGGATCGGCCCGCGGCTGGCCACCGGGCCCGGCTTCCGCCGCGCCGCCGACTGGGCGGCGGGCGAGCTGGAGGACGCGGGCTACCAGGTGTCGCGACAGGGGTTCGCCGTCCCGGCCGGTGACTCCTGGGGCGTGCCGGTTCGGGCCGGGCGCAGCCAGAACGTGGTCGCCGTGCCGCGCGGCTTCGACCCCGGGCGACCGCACCTCGTGCTCGGCGCGCACCTCGACACCGTGGCGGTCTCGCCCGGCGCGGAGGACAACGCCTCGGGCGTGGGGGTGCTGCTCGCGCTCGCGCGCACGGACCTGCGGGCGCGGCTGCCGGTGGTGCTGGTGCTCTTCGGGGCCGAGGAGCCGCGGGGCACCGGGGACGGTGACCACCACTACGGCTCGCGGTACTACGTCGCCGGGCTGACCGCGCCCGAGCGTCGCGCGGTGCGCGGCATGCTGGCGCTCGACCGGGTCGGGGTGGGCGTCGTCGTCCCGGTGGGCAGTGCGACCGCGGACCCGCCGGCGGCGCTGGTCCGGGCGGCGCGTCGCGCCGGGGTGCCGCACGCGGCCGAGACGGGGCAGCGCTCCAGCGACCACTGGTCGTTCGTCCGCGCGGGGCTGCCGGGGCTGCGCGTGGGCAGCACGCCCTATGCGGGCTACCACAACGCCCGCGACCTGCCCGGCCTCGTGGACGCCGCCCAGCTCGACCGGGTGGGCCGGCTGGTGCTGGCCTGGCTACGGGGCTGA
- a CDS encoding RNA polymerase sigma factor, with the protein MFVSSNHRSVPPALLGHPSIVALIERGTPVGSVTAEDVRQAFAAAEVAPAQLKALMAHLAGLGISVALGSPVEQRAVAAAARKTAASTATTAKKAPAKKPEAAKPAPKPAPPKAAAPAAPAAAAPAAAKKAAPAKKADAPAADAAAPAEAAPAVGPDGKKVLPDISDEQFEKDVAADPTIKEDEEEASATSSFVVSAADDTDEPAQQVMVAGATADPVKDYLKQIGKVPLLNAEMEVSLAKRIEAGLFSDEKLARGGKIAPKLLEELEWIAEDGRRAKNHLLEANLRLVVSLAKRYTGRGMLFLDLIQEGNLGLIRAVEKFDYTKGYKFSTYATWWIRQAITRAMADQARTIRIPVHMVEVINKLARVQRQMLQDLGREPTPEELAKELDMTPEKVVEVQKYGREPISLHTPLGEDGDSEFGDLIEDSEAIVPADAVSFTLLQEQLHAVLDTLSEREAGVVSMRFGLTDGQPKTLDEIGKVYGVTRERIRQIESKTMSKLRHPSRSQVLRDYLD; encoded by the coding sequence GTGTTCGTGTCCTCGAACCATCGTTCGGTCCCGCCCGCCCTGCTCGGCCACCCGTCCATCGTCGCGCTGATCGAGCGCGGAACTCCGGTGGGCAGCGTCACGGCCGAGGACGTCCGGCAGGCTTTCGCCGCCGCTGAAGTCGCGCCCGCCCAGCTCAAGGCCCTGATGGCGCACCTCGCCGGCCTGGGCATCTCCGTCGCGCTCGGCTCGCCCGTCGAGCAGCGCGCCGTGGCTGCGGCCGCGCGCAAGACGGCGGCGAGCACGGCGACGACCGCCAAGAAGGCGCCGGCGAAGAAGCCCGAGGCCGCCAAGCCGGCCCCGAAGCCCGCTCCGCCCAAGGCGGCGGCTCCGGCCGCTCCGGCGGCTGCGGCCCCGGCCGCGGCGAAGAAGGCCGCGCCGGCCAAGAAGGCCGACGCGCCCGCCGCCGACGCCGCGGCGCCGGCCGAGGCCGCCCCCGCGGTGGGCCCTGACGGCAAGAAGGTGCTCCCGGACATCTCCGATGAGCAGTTCGAGAAGGACGTCGCCGCCGACCCCACCATCAAGGAGGACGAGGAGGAGGCCAGCGCCACGTCCTCGTTCGTGGTCTCGGCCGCCGACGACACCGACGAGCCTGCCCAGCAGGTCATGGTCGCCGGTGCGACGGCCGACCCGGTCAAGGACTACCTCAAGCAGATCGGCAAGGTGCCGCTCCTCAACGCCGAGATGGAGGTCTCCCTCGCCAAGCGGATCGAGGCCGGCCTCTTCTCCGACGAGAAGCTCGCCCGTGGCGGCAAGATCGCGCCCAAGCTCCTCGAGGAGCTGGAGTGGATCGCCGAGGACGGCCGCCGCGCCAAGAACCACCTGCTCGAGGCCAACCTGCGTCTCGTCGTCTCGCTGGCCAAGCGCTACACCGGCCGCGGCATGCTCTTCCTGGACCTGATCCAGGAGGGCAACCTCGGTCTGATCCGTGCGGTCGAGAAGTTCGACTACACCAAGGGCTACAAGTTCTCGACCTACGCGACCTGGTGGATCCGGCAGGCGATCACCCGCGCCATGGCCGACCAGGCCCGCACCATCAGGATCCCGGTCCACATGGTCGAGGTCATCAACAAGCTCGCCCGCGTCCAGCGCCAGATGCTGCAGGACCTCGGTCGCGAGCCCACGCCCGAAGAGCTCGCCAAGGAGCTCGACATGACCCCCGAGAAGGTCGTGGAGGTCCAGAAGTACGGTCGTGAGCCGATCTCGCTGCACACCCCCCTGGGTGAGGACGGCGACTCGGAGTTCGGTGACCTGATCGAGGACTCCGAGGCGATCGTCCCGGCCGACGCGGTCAGCTTCACGCTCCTGCAGGAGCAGCTGCACGCCGTCCTCGACACGCTCTCGGAGCGCGAGGCGGGCGTGGTGTCGATGCGGTTCGGCCTCACCGACGGCCAGCCCAAGACGCTCGACGAGATCGGCAAGGTCTACGGCGTGACCCGCGAGCGGATCCGCCAGATCGAGTCCAAGACGATGTCGAAGCTGCGGCACCCGTCGCGCTCGCAGGTCCTGCGCGACTACCTCGACTGA
- a CDS encoding HhH-GPD-type base excision DNA repair protein, whose protein sequence is MAIHITDDAAADELLTTNSFALLVGMMLDQQYPMEHAFMGPQKVFGRFGSFDPAAIAVADPEEFAALCATTPAIHRFPGSMSARLQELARIVVDQYDGRAERIWTEAADGKDLMKRLQALPGFGAQKAKIFVALVAKQLEVRPAGWEKAAGDYALDGFRSVADVVDPVSLQKVRDYKKAAKAAAKAG, encoded by the coding sequence ATGGCCATCCACATCACCGACGACGCCGCCGCCGACGAGCTGCTGACGACCAACTCCTTCGCGCTGCTGGTCGGGATGATGCTGGACCAGCAGTACCCGATGGAGCACGCCTTCATGGGCCCCCAGAAGGTGTTCGGCCGGTTCGGCAGCTTCGACCCGGCGGCGATCGCCGTGGCCGACCCCGAGGAGTTCGCGGCGCTGTGCGCGACGACGCCGGCGATCCACCGCTTCCCGGGGTCGATGTCGGCCCGGCTGCAGGAGCTGGCCCGCATCGTCGTCGACCAGTACGACGGCCGCGCCGAGCGGATCTGGACCGAGGCGGCCGACGGCAAGGACCTGATGAAGCGGCTCCAGGCGCTGCCGGGCTTCGGCGCGCAGAAGGCGAAGATCTTCGTGGCGCTGGTGGCCAAGCAGCTCGAGGTCCGGCCGGCGGGCTGGGAGAAGGCGGCGGGCGACTACGCGCTCGACGGGTTCCGCTCGGTCGCCGACGTCGTCGACCCGGTCTCGCTGCAGAAGGTGCGCGACTACAAGAAGGCCGCCAAGGCGGCGGCCAAGGCCGGATGA